CCTGGGCCGTAACTTCAATACAACCCTGGGTAATCCTTCCAGTACGCAAGTAACCAATTCATTAGCCATTGATGGTAGGTTTTATTTCTTTAAAACCTTTAACATTCACTACGATGCCCGCAAGCAATTCATCAACCTAACTCAGCAAAATGGCAACGGCATTGCTACACCATCTATTACTGCTAGTCCGTTGGTAATTGATGGCGGCTTCCAGAAGGAGTTTGGTCAGAAACGCCAGTTCACCGTTACTTTCGATGTGTTTGATATTCTGCACCAGAACAACTTTCTACAGCAAACCGCACAAAATGGCGGTGTAACCAATACCATTTCAAGTTCGCTGAGCCGATACTTCCTGATAGGTTTCCGTCTTAATCTGCAAAAATGGAGCGGCAGACCAATGCGCGGCGGCAAAGAAATGAAACGCCGTGGCGATGGTAGCTTTATCTATAATTGATGTTAATGTTTGTTATTGTTTACTACCGGGCCCTGCACAAAAAGCAGGCCCGGTTTTTTGTTGGCGCATGACGGAGATGCACAGTTAGCTGTTTGGTTATGCTATCTTTGCGGCCAGGCGTGAGGCGCAAGGTATTTTAAGGTTTGAAAGAACCCTCTATCACCACCTGCCGCCATCCGCACAACCCACATCTATGGAAAAATCCAATTCGCAAAATAACCTGCCGCCGGTAATTTTTGGTACCAGTGGTTTGGGTAACCTTTTTACGGCATTGCCGCAAGATGCCAAGTGTGCCATTGTTGAGCAATGTGTAGAACACTCCGCTTTGCCCGTGGTGTTTGACTCGGCTGGGAAATATGGTGCTGGCCTGGCGCTGGAAAGCCTCGGCAAATGTCTCAAGCAGCTGGGTGTTGCCCCAGAGGATGTACTCATCAGCAATAAATTGGGCTGGCTGCGTGTGCCGCTTACCACGCCCGAGCCAACTTTCGAGCCCGGTGTTTGGAAAGATCTGGAGTTTGATGCCGTGCAGAAGATCAGCTACGATGGCATCCTGGAGTGCTTTGAGCAAGGCAACGAATTGCTGGGCGATTACAAACCACAAATGGTATCGGTACATGATCCGGATGAGTACCTGGATGCCGCAGCATCTGAAGCCGAGCGCCAGCAACGTTATCAGGATGTGCTGGAAGCCTATCGCGCGCTGGCCGATCTGAAAGCACAAGGCAGGGTACAGGCCATTGGCGTGGGTGCTAAAAAATGGCCCATTATTCAGCAGATCAGCAAAGACGTAGCGCTGGACTGGGTGATGATTGCCAACAGCATGACCATTAAAAACCATCCTGATGATCTACTCGATTTTATGGAAGAGCTGGCCGCCAAAGGTGTTACTATCATCAACTCGGCGGTGTTCCATGCGGGTTTTTTAACCGGTGGTAATTTTTATGATTATAAAGAGATGGATCGCAATAATGCAGCCCATCAATCCGTATTTAACTGGCGCGATGAGTTCAATGCCATTTGCGATGCCTTCGGCGTTAAACCTGCCGAGGCCTGCGTGAAGTTTGGCCTCAATGCGCCGGGTGTAAAAGCCATAGCGCTCAACACCACCAACGCAAAACGCGTGAAAGATAACGTGGATATGGCGGGCGCCGCCATCCCGGCTGATTTTTGGCAGCAACTGTTTAACAAAGGATTAATTAGCGAAAGGGCTTTGGGCCTTATACTAAAGTAAGAACTGATACGAAATGAAAATATTAACCTGCACTACTCCCGGCACTTTTGAATATAACGAGGCCGCTAAACCTGAACTGAAAAAAGATCACGCTATTCTAAAAATAAAGCGCATTGGCATTTGCGGCACAGACCTGCACGCTTTTGAGGGCACGCAGCCTTTCTTTAGCTATCCGCGCATCCTGGGTCATGAGCTGGCTGCAGAACTGGTAGAAGCCGATGGCGCCGAGGGTTTTGAAAAAGGCGAACGGGTGACTTTTATCCCTTACTTTAACTGCGGTACTTGTATTGCCTGCCGCATGGGCAAACCCAACTGCTGCACCAAAATAAACGTGTGCGGTGTGCACGTAGATGGCGGCATGGTAGAATACCTGCAGGTACCATCGTACTCATTGATCCACGGCGAGGGTTTGTCTTTTGATGAACTGGCCTTGGTAGAACCATTAGCTATTGGCGCCCACGGCGTACGCAGAGCCGATGTGCAGCCTGGTGAGTTTGTACTGGTAGTAGGTGCCGGCCCAATTGGTTTAGGTATTATGGAGTTTGCCCGCATTGCCGGTGCGCAGGTAATTGCTATGGATATCAATGAGCAGCGTCTTGACTTCTGCAAAAACAAATTGAAAGTACACCATACCATCAACGGTGCTACGGAAGATGTGGTAGAGGCACTGAAGAAAATCACCAATGATGACTTCCCGACTGTAGTAATTGATGCTACCGGCAGTCAGCGTGCTATTAACAACGGTTTCCAATACCTGGCTCATGGCGGTCGCTACGTACTGGTGGGTCTGCAAAAAGGCGAGATCAGCGTCATGCATCCAGAGTTCCACAAACGCGAGGCTACCCTGATGAGCAGCCGCAACGCAACCCGCGCCGATTTTGAGCACGTAATTGCTTCGATGAAAAAAGGGTTGGTAGACCCAACCAACTACATCACCCACCGCGTAAACTTTGACGAGGTAAAAGCCGAATTTAAATCATGGCTCGATCCAAAGAACGGCGTGATTAAGGCGATGGTAGAGGTATAAGTCCCCCTAGCCCCCTGAAGGGGGAACTATTTCGGATATCGGATGTTCGATTTCGGAATTTTATGATTTTGAAGAGGCGCAATATTTTGCGCCTCTTTTTTTGCTACGTCATGCTGAACTTGTTTCAGCACCCCACATGCTAAGCTGGCACATAGGATGGTCAGGGATGTTAAAGTGCGCGCGATAATCTGTCCGTGGGGTCCCGAAACAAGTTCGGGATGACTAGAGGATAGTACGTTGTAAGTTGATGCGAAATAAAAATCCTATAAATCCTTCCAATTCCTAAAAATCCTGGTTCAGACAACAACCTTTACATTTCCGTGTTATTATCTTTCTATTAATGTGGTAAATATTCGTTACACATTTTAGATATTTGTTTATCAGCCAACCCCTGACTACACCTAAAGATGAAAAATACCTCTGACCAATTTAAGGTTCTTTCTATCGATATTGGCGGCTCTCATATCAAGGCCACTATCCTGAACAAACAAGGCAAACTGATGATGGACTATGACAAGGTGACTACGCCGCACCCGTCTACGCCCGAAAATCTGTTAATAGCCATTAAAGAATTAGTAAAAGGTTTTCCAGCATACACCAATATCTCTGTTGGCTTTCCAGGCTATGTAAAAGGAGGCGTGGTGAAAACCGCCCCTAACCTGGGTACCAAAGAGTGGTCTGGCTTTAAGCTCCAGGAAAAACTGGCAGATGTGCTGAAAGCCCCGACACGCGTAGTAAACGATGCCGATATGCAGGGCCTGGGTGTGGTTGATGGCAAAGGCCTGGAAATGGTGATTACCCTGGGCACCGGTTTTGGCACTGCTTTGTTGCAGGACGGCATGCTGTTGCCGCACTTTGAACTGGCGCACCTGCCAGTTACTAAAAAAGATACCTATGATACCTGGGTAGGCGAGGCCGCACTGGAAGACATAGGCGAAAAACGTTGGAACAAACGCATGGATAAGGTTTTTAAAATACTGAAAACTGTATTTAATTACGATACCTTATACATAGGCGGAGGCAATGCCAAAAAGCTGACCGGCAAGCTGGATAAAAACATGAAACTGGTAACCAACCAAGACGGTATTAAAGGCGGCGCGCGCTTGTGGCAGGAGAAAAAACACGATCAGAATATACTTGCAGTAAAATAGTTTATCATCTATAAAAACAATAGTAAGCAATGGCTACAGAAAAAAATATCGAACATTTAGGTATAGATACCGTGAGGGTACTTTCGGCAGATGCAGTGCAGAAAGCCAATTCTGGTCACCCGGGTACACCAATGGCGCTGGCGCCGATGGCTCATGTGCTGTGGACGCAATATATGCGCTACAACCCTAAAAATCCGGATTGGGCCAACCGCGATAGATTCATTCTTTCGGCAGGTCACGCTTGTATGCTGCAATACAGCTTTCTGTATTTGACGGGTTACGATCTGTCTATGGACGATATTAAAAACTTCCGCCAGCTGCATAGCAAAACCGCCGGTCACCCGGAGCATGGTTTGTGCCCGGGGATTGAGGTAACAACCGGTCCGTTAGGGCAGGGTTTTGCCAACGGTGTGGGTTTTGCCATAGCGCAGAAACACCTGGCTGCCCGTTACAACAAGCCGGGGTACGATGTTTTTGACTATCATGTTTACGCCATCTGTTCAGACGGTGATCTGATGGAGGGCGTAGCCTCAGAGGCCGCCTCGCTGGCCGGTCACCTGCAGTTGGGTAACATGATCTATTTGTATGACGACAACCACATCTCGATAGAAGGCGATACCGATATCACTTTTAACGAAGATGTAGCCGCCCGTTTCCGCGCTTACGGCTGGCACGTGCAAGAAGTGGCCGACGGCAACGATATCGAGGCTATTTCAATAGCCGTGCGTAATGCCCGTGCCGAGGTCAGCAAGCCATCGCTCATCAAAGTACGTACGCAGATTGCCTATGGTAGCCCTAATAAAGCTAACACCGCCGGTGCACACGGCTCGCCGCTGGGTGCCGATGAGGTGAAGCTGGTAAAACAGTTCTTCGGGTTTGATCCGGAGAAATCTTTTGATGTGTCAGATGACGTATTGAAATATTACCGTGCCGCCGGTGCCAAAGGTGCACCGATGGAAGAGGAGTGGAACAAGCTTTACGCCAAATACAAAGCAGAATTCCCGGAACTGGCCGCCGAGCTGGAACTGGCCGGCAAAGAAGAACTGCCAGAGGGCTGGGACGCCAACCTGCCGGTATTTAAACCGGAAGATGGCAAAATAGCTACCCGCGTAGCATCAGGCAAGGCCCTGAATGCTGTTGCCGACAAACTGCCGCACCTGATTGGTGGCGCTGCCGATTTGGCTCCGTCTACCGATACGTTGCTGAAAAAATATGAGTCGTTCACGGTTGAGCACCGTGCTGGCCGCAACTTCCACTTCGGTATCCGCGAACATGCCATGGGTTCTGCACTGAATGGTATGGCGCTCACCAAAGGCGTTATCCCTTACGGTGCTACGTTCCTCATCTTTTCTGAGTACATGCGCCCGCCAATCCGTTTGGCAGCCATTATGAAGATCCGCCCGATATTTGTTTATACCCATGATAGCATTGGTTTGGGTGAAGACGGCACTACTCACCAACCGGTAGAACAACTGGCATCGCTACGCTCAATACCCAATGTAACCATAATCCGCCCGGCTGACGCAAATGAGAGCGTACAAGCATGGCGCACAGCCATAGCCCACAAAGGTGGTCCGGTGGTGCTGGTGTTCACCCGTCAGGGCCTGCCGGTTATTGATCAGGATAAATATGCCAAGGCTGATAATGTGGCAAAAGGCGCCTATGTACTGTCAGACAGCGATGGCGAGCCTCAGGTAATCTTGATGGCAACCGGTTCTGAAGTATCGTTGATTATGCAGGCGCAGGAGCAACTTAAAGCAGAAGGTATCAATGCCCGAGTTGTAAGCATGCCATCATGGGAGTTGTTTGAGAAACAATCAGCCGAATACAAAGCATCGGTATTCCCTAAAAATATCCGGAAGCGTTTGGCTGTTGAAGCAGCATCGCCAATGGGCTGGCACAAATACGTAACCGATGAAGGCGACGTAATTGGCATGACCACCTTCGGCGAGTCTGCCCCGGCAGATCAGCTGTTTAAGGAGTTTGGCTTTACAGTAGATAATGTGGTAGCGCGCGCTAAAGCACTTTTATAGAAGAGATTCAAGAGTGGAAAATCAAGAAGCAGGAGGAAAGTAGTTTCTCTTGTTTCTTGAGTCCCTGTTCTTGATTCTAACCAATTAGAAAAAATGTCATTAATAGAAAAACTCGACTGGTCGGCCGAGATTATTAATATCAGCGGTAAGCAAAAGGTAGCCCAGGAGATTGCCGCTAAGGTAAAAGATGGCGATGTGATTGGCATCGGTTCAGGTTCAACATCATACCTGGCGCTGGTGGCTATTGCAGAACGTATCAAAACCGAGGGATTGAATGTGAAGGGGATTACTACCTCTATCGAGATCTCCATGTTCTGCGCCAAGCTGGGCGTGCCGGTAACGTCGTTATATGAGCATCAGCCCGATTGGTTGTTTGACGGTGCCGATGAGGTCGATCCCAACAATAGCCTGATTAAAGGCAGGGGCGGGGCCATGTTCAAAGAAAAGATGCTGATGAGCAGCAGCCCGGTAAACTATATTATTGTGGATGAAAGCAAGCAGGTAGAAAAACTTTGTACCAATTTCCCAATCCCGGTAGAAGTGTTTCCGCAGGCGCTGTTATTAGCAGAAAAAGGACTATTGGAACTGGGTGCAACTGACATAAAAATCCGCCCGGCCAAGGGTAAAGACGGACCGGTAATTACCGAGAATAACAACCTGATTCTGGATTGCCATTTTAATGAAGTACCTTTAACATTAGAAAAAGATATCAAATCTATTACCGGTGTAATAGAAAGCGGGCTGTTTATCGGCTATAAGCCGCAGATTATTATGGCGGCTAATTGAGTAAACACATTGTTTTATTCCCGATTGTCATTGCGAGGAACAGCGGGGGTAAGCGCATGAGGGTGACGAAGCAATCCCGTCGCTCGCAAATAGAACCCGACGAGATTGCTTCGTCGTCCCTCCTCGCAATGACAAAGGTTAATAAGGTTTAACATCTAACAGAATACACTACCATGGCAACTAATAAAGTAAAACAGATACATGATTTTGGCCAGAGCATCTGGCTTGATTTCATTGACCGCGAGATCATGACCTCGGGTAAACTGAAAAAGTTGATTGACGAGGACGGCGTTCGCGGCGTTACCTCTAATCCTGCCATCTTTGAGAAAGCCATCAGCAGCAGCTCAGACTATGATGCTGATATTGCTGCACTGGCACCGC
This region of Mucilaginibacter yixingensis genomic DNA includes:
- a CDS encoding ROK family protein, coding for MKNTSDQFKVLSIDIGGSHIKATILNKQGKLMMDYDKVTTPHPSTPENLLIAIKELVKGFPAYTNISVGFPGYVKGGVVKTAPNLGTKEWSGFKLQEKLADVLKAPTRVVNDADMQGLGVVDGKGLEMVITLGTGFGTALLQDGMLLPHFELAHLPVTKKDTYDTWVGEAALEDIGEKRWNKRMDKVFKILKTVFNYDTLYIGGGNAKKLTGKLDKNMKLVTNQDGIKGGARLWQEKKHDQNILAVK
- a CDS encoding zinc-binding alcohol dehydrogenase family protein, translating into MKILTCTTPGTFEYNEAAKPELKKDHAILKIKRIGICGTDLHAFEGTQPFFSYPRILGHELAAELVEADGAEGFEKGERVTFIPYFNCGTCIACRMGKPNCCTKINVCGVHVDGGMVEYLQVPSYSLIHGEGLSFDELALVEPLAIGAHGVRRADVQPGEFVLVVGAGPIGLGIMEFARIAGAQVIAMDINEQRLDFCKNKLKVHHTINGATEDVVEALKKITNDDFPTVVIDATGSQRAINNGFQYLAHGGRYVLVGLQKGEISVMHPEFHKREATLMSSRNATRADFEHVIASMKKGLVDPTNYITHRVNFDEVKAEFKSWLDPKNGVIKAMVEV
- the rpiA gene encoding ribose 5-phosphate isomerase A — encoded protein: MSLIEKLDWSAEIINISGKQKVAQEIAAKVKDGDVIGIGSGSTSYLALVAIAERIKTEGLNVKGITTSIEISMFCAKLGVPVTSLYEHQPDWLFDGADEVDPNNSLIKGRGGAMFKEKMLMSSSPVNYIIVDESKQVEKLCTNFPIPVEVFPQALLLAEKGLLELGATDIKIRPAKGKDGPVITENNNLILDCHFNEVPLTLEKDIKSITGVIESGLFIGYKPQIIMAAN
- a CDS encoding aldo/keto reductase, which gives rise to MEKSNSQNNLPPVIFGTSGLGNLFTALPQDAKCAIVEQCVEHSALPVVFDSAGKYGAGLALESLGKCLKQLGVAPEDVLISNKLGWLRVPLTTPEPTFEPGVWKDLEFDAVQKISYDGILECFEQGNELLGDYKPQMVSVHDPDEYLDAAASEAERQQRYQDVLEAYRALADLKAQGRVQAIGVGAKKWPIIQQISKDVALDWVMIANSMTIKNHPDDLLDFMEELAAKGVTIINSAVFHAGFLTGGNFYDYKEMDRNNAAHQSVFNWRDEFNAICDAFGVKPAEACVKFGLNAPGVKAIALNTTNAKRVKDNVDMAGAAIPADFWQQLFNKGLISERALGLILK
- the tkt gene encoding transketolase yields the protein MATEKNIEHLGIDTVRVLSADAVQKANSGHPGTPMALAPMAHVLWTQYMRYNPKNPDWANRDRFILSAGHACMLQYSFLYLTGYDLSMDDIKNFRQLHSKTAGHPEHGLCPGIEVTTGPLGQGFANGVGFAIAQKHLAARYNKPGYDVFDYHVYAICSDGDLMEGVASEAASLAGHLQLGNMIYLYDDNHISIEGDTDITFNEDVAARFRAYGWHVQEVADGNDIEAISIAVRNARAEVSKPSLIKVRTQIAYGSPNKANTAGAHGSPLGADEVKLVKQFFGFDPEKSFDVSDDVLKYYRAAGAKGAPMEEEWNKLYAKYKAEFPELAAELELAGKEELPEGWDANLPVFKPEDGKIATRVASGKALNAVADKLPHLIGGAADLAPSTDTLLKKYESFTVEHRAGRNFHFGIREHAMGSALNGMALTKGVIPYGATFLIFSEYMRPPIRLAAIMKIRPIFVYTHDSIGLGEDGTTHQPVEQLASLRSIPNVTIIRPADANESVQAWRTAIAHKGGPVVLVFTRQGLPVIDQDKYAKADNVAKGAYVLSDSDGEPQVILMATGSEVSLIMQAQEQLKAEGINARVVSMPSWELFEKQSAEYKASVFPKNIRKRLAVEAASPMGWHKYVTDEGDVIGMTTFGESAPADQLFKEFGFTVDNVVARAKALL